The following DNA comes from Methanocella sp..
GCGCGGTCTGGTGCCACTGGTGCCACGTCATGGACCGCGAGTCCTACGAGGACCCCGAGGTCGCCAAGATCGTCAACGAGCATTTCGTGGCGGTCAAGGTCGATCGCGACGAGCGGCCTGACGTGGACGCGCGCTACCAGGCGGCGGTCTCGGCCATCGGCGGGCAGGGCGGCTGGCCGCTGA
Coding sequences within:
- a CDS encoding DUF255 domain-containing protein; the protein is MNRLAGESSSYLKSAAGQPVDWYPWCDEAFKKAKREDKTVLLSIGAVWCHWCHVMDRESYEDPEVAKIVNEHFVAVKVDRDERPDVDARYQAAVSAIGGQGGWPL